A genomic segment from Alistipes senegalensis JC50 encodes:
- a CDS encoding (Fe-S)-binding protein, producing the protein MKVGLFIPCYVNAVYPQVGRASYELLRKVGCEVEYPLDQTCCGQPMANAGFEKDAKALAERMNALFEKYDYVVGPSASCVVFVREGYPRLLDNYREHACVDARIWEICEFLHDVVKPARLDARFPHRVSLHNSCHGVRKMGLSSPSEMNVPLRSKLRDLLALVEGVEVMEPERRDECCGFGGMFSVEENAVSVAMGRAKVRRHIDTGAEYITGADSSCLMHMQGIIDREKLPVKTLHIVEILNSKL; encoded by the coding sequence ATGAAGGTCGGATTGTTCATTCCCTGTTACGTCAATGCGGTGTATCCCCAGGTGGGCCGGGCGTCGTACGAACTGCTGCGCAAGGTCGGCTGCGAGGTCGAATACCCGCTGGACCAGACCTGCTGCGGTCAGCCGATGGCCAATGCGGGGTTCGAAAAGGACGCCAAGGCGCTGGCGGAACGCATGAACGCGCTGTTCGAAAAATACGATTACGTCGTGGGTCCGTCGGCCAGCTGCGTGGTCTTCGTGCGCGAGGGCTACCCGCGGCTGCTGGACAATTACAGGGAGCATGCGTGCGTCGATGCGCGCATCTGGGAGATTTGCGAGTTCCTGCACGACGTGGTGAAGCCTGCGCGGTTGGACGCCCGTTTCCCGCACCGGGTGAGCCTGCACAACTCCTGCCACGGGGTGCGCAAGATGGGGCTCTCGTCGCCCAGCGAGATGAACGTGCCCCTTCGGTCGAAACTCCGCGACCTGCTGGCGCTGGTCGAGGGCGTCGAGGTCATGGAGCCCGAGCGGCGGGACGAGTGCTGCGGCTTCGGCGGGATGTTCTCCGTCGAGGAGAACGCCGTGTCGGTGGCTATGGGGCGCGCCAAGGTCCGGCGGCACATCGACACCGGGGCCGAGTACATCACCGGGGCCGATTCGTCGTGCCTGATGCACATGCAGGGGATCATCGACCGTGAAAAATTGCCGGTGAAGACCCTCCATATCGTTGAAATCCTCAATTCGAAGTTATGA